The following proteins are co-located in the Camelina sativa cultivar DH55 chromosome 12, Cs, whole genome shotgun sequence genome:
- the LOC104732102 gene encoding coatomer subunit beta'-1-like isoform X4: MLTLLPLCVLLFIPTLPYLLSSSHDNKIKLWNWDLDWCLLRVFVGHSASVVHVTFNPKDDNTFASASLDNTTKCTLGGEEHQEGHLDGVLCVDYFTLSDKPYLITCSADQTAKVWDYQTKRCLETLKGHTNSVTAVCFHPVIPIIITVSEDATAFIWLATTFRLEKTLKLRSNSRCFAIGHGTGSYQAVFGCNRGPVLMEFSLEIPLASMDKKGTIVFAKHREIYVGSAADKGTGIERPCWGYEEKLWDFEGHHWVFRHLLTTCDFYPEVSGIGIHCCSPCTITFVTSHYHVYMFQSLEHSPDDRSVVVCGDGKYIIINNSLPRKVASSGSALEFVWSSKGGHAVKGDSSQIEIFNKNFDKKGTVTPPYSVERIFGGTYLAVSSSDFIDFYDWEKCVVISRVDVTVKTRNIYCSESDDLVAIAGDSSLKILDLNCEGGKTLSVAEDKCVLDGVWVMNCFIYITEHDELTYCVGGRSEATVMCFLPRPMSLMVSPANPSRVYLMDEEFNLFGYTLPTSLIAYQRLVLRGELVQALEVFPSIPEEERISVARFLADLEVTGYKCETLEDFAKEEARWIELGYVPPGTTFPQTSVQAL; encoded by the exons ATGCTCACGCTGCTGCCGTTAT GTGTCTTGCTGTTCATCCCAACCCTTCCATATCTTTTGTCATCATCTCATGATAATAAAATCAAGCTCTGGAACTGGGACTTGGATTGGTGCCTTCTTCGGGTTTTTGTAGGGCATTCTGCTTCTGTTGTGCACGTCACTTTCAATCCCAAAGACGACAATACTTTTGCTAGTGCATCACTTGACAATACCACAAAA TGTACTTTAGGTGGAGAGGAACATCAAGAAGGACATCTTGATGGGGTATTGTGTGTAGACTACTTTACTCTTAGCGATAAACCGTACCTTATCACTTGCTCGGCTGATCAGACTGCTAAGGTGTGGGACTACCAAACTAAGAGATGCCTTGAGACACTTAAAGGTCATACTAACTCTGTTACAGCAGTTTGTTTCCATCCAGTGATCCCAATAATTATTACAGTATCCGAAGATGCAACTGCCTTCATATGGCTTGCCACCACGTTCAG GCTTGAGAAAACATTGAAGTTGAGGTCTAACTCGAGATGTTTTGCTATCGGACACGGGACTGGTTCATACCA GGCTGTGTTTGGTTGCAACCGTGGACCCGTTTTGATGGAATTTAGCCTTGAAATACCATTGGCTAGTATGGACAAGAAGGGGACAATTGTTTTTGCTAAACACAGGGAGATATATGTTGGGAGTGCCGCAGATAAG GGTACTGGTATTGAGAGACCCTGTTGGGGTTATGAGGAAAAACTTTGGGATTTTGAGGGACACCATTGGGTTTTTAGGCATTTGCTAACAACCTGTGATTTTTATCCTGAAGTAAGTGGCATCGGTATACATTGTTGCTCCCCTTGCACCATAACTTTTGTAACTAGCCACTATCATGTATATATGTTTCAGAGCTTAGAGCACAGCCCTGATGATAGGTCTGTAGTTGTTTGTGGAGATGGCAAGTACATTATTATCAACAATTCCTTACCACGGAAAGTTGCATCATCTGGCTCGGCACTGGAATTTGTTTGGTCCTCTAAGGGGGGACATGCTGTCAAGGGAGATTCGTCACAAATCGAGATCTTCAACAAGAACTTCGAT AAGAAGGGGACTGTGACACCTCCTTACTCAGTAGAGCGCATTTTTGGTGGGACGTATTTGGCAGTGAGCTCAAGTGATTTCATTGACTTCTATGATTGGGAGAAATGTGTGGTCATTTCGCGAGTAGATGTTACCGTCAAA ACTCGGAATATATATTGTTCTGAAAGTGATGATCTCGTTGCAATTGCCGGTGATTCATCGTTAAAAATCCTTGACCTCAATTGCGAAGGTGGTAAAACTCTCAGTGTAGCCGAAGATAAATGTGTTCTAGATGGCGTATGGGTTATGAATTGTTTTATCTATATCACTGAGCATGATGAGCTTACCTACTGTGTTGGTGGTCGTTCTGAG GCAACGGTAATGTGTTTTCTGCCTCGTCCTATGTCATTGATGGTGTCTCCCGCTAATCCAAGTCGGGTTTATCTAATGGACGAAGAGTTTAA CTTGTTTGGTTATACTTTACCTACAAGTTTGATTGCGTACCAGAGACTTGTGTTGCGTGGAGAGTTGGTTCAGGCTCTTGAAGTCTTCCCTTCAATTCCTGAGGAAGAGCGTATTAG CGTGGCACGCTTCTTGGCAGATCTAGAAGTAACTGGTTACAAATGTGAGACGCTCGAG GATTTTGCTAAAGAAGAAGCACGTTGGATAGAACTTGGCTACGTCCCACCAGgaacaaccttcccacaaacCAGTGTTCAAGCCTTGTAG
- the LOC104732102 gene encoding coatomer subunit beta'-1-like isoform X1 translates to MLTLLPLCVLLFIPTLPYLLSSSHDNKIKLWNWDLDWCLLRVFVGHSASVVHVTFNPKDDNTFASASLDNTTKIWSLGSHSPQCTLGGEEHQEGHLDGVLCVDYFTLSDKPYLITCSADQTAKVWDYQTKRCLETLKGHTNSVTAVCFHPVIPIIITVSEDATAFIWLATTFRLEKTLKLRSNSRCFAIGHGTGSYQAVFGCNRGPVLMEFSLEIPLASMDKKGTIVFAKHREIYVGSAADKGTGIERPCWGYEEKLWDFEGHHWVFRHLLTTCDFYPEVSGIGIHCCSPCTITFVTSHYHVYMFQSLEHSPDDRSVVVCGDGKYIIINNSLPRKVASSGSALEFVWSSKGGHAVKGDSSQIEIFNKNFDKKGTVTPPYSVERIFGGTYLAVSSSDFIDFYDWEKCVVISRVDVTVKTRNIYCSESDDLVAIAGDSSLKILDLNCEGGKTLSVAEDKCVLDGVWVMNCFIYITEHDELTYCVGGRSEATVMCFLPRPMSLMVSPANPSRVYLMDEEFNLFGYTLPTSLIAYQRLVLRGELVQALEVFPSIPEEERISVARFLADLEVTGYKCETLEDFAKEEARWIELGYVPPGTTFPQTSVQAL, encoded by the exons ATGCTCACGCTGCTGCCGTTATGTGTCTTGCTGTTCATCCCAACCCTTCCATATCTTTTGTCATCATCTCATGATAATAAAATCAAGCTCTGGAACTGGGACTTGGATTGGTGCCTTCTTCGGGTTTTTGTAGGGCATTCTGCTTCTGTTGTGCACGTCACTTTCAATCCCAAAGACGACAATACTTTTGCTAGTGCATCACTTGACAATACCACAAAA ATATGGAGCCTTGGTTCTCACTCTCCACAGTGTACTTTAGGTGGAGAGGAACATCAAGAAGGACATCTTGATGGGGTATTGTGTGTAGACTACTTTACTCTTAGCGATAAACCGTACCTTATCACTTGCTCGGCTGATCAGACTGCTAAGGTGTGGGACTACCAAACTAAGAGATGCCTTGAGACACTTAAAGGTCATACTAACTCTGTTACAGCAGTTTGTTTCCATCCAGTGATCCCAATAATTATTACAGTCTCCGAAGATGCAACTGCCTTCATATGGCTTGCCACCACGTTCAG GCTTGAGAAAACATTGAAGTTGAGGTCTAACTCGAGATGTTTTGCTATCGGACACGGGACTGGTTCATACCA GGCTGTGTTTGGTTGCAACCGTGGACCCGTTTTGATGGAATTTAGCCTTGAAATACCATTGGCTAGTATGGACAAGAAGGGGACAATTGTTTTTGCTAAACACAGGGAGATATATGTTGGGAGTGCCGCAGATAAG GGTACTGGTATTGAGAGACCCTGTTGGGGTTATGAGGAAAAACTTTGGGATTTTGAGGGACACCATTGGGTTTTTAGGCATTTGCTAACAACCTGTGATTTTTATCCTGAAGTAAGTGGCATCGGTATACATTGTTGCTCCCCTTGCACCATAACTTTTGTAACTAGCCACTATCATGTATATATGTTTCAGAGCTTAGAGCACAGCCCTGATGATAGGTCTGTAGTTGTTTGTGGAGATGGCAAGTACATTATTATCAACAATTCCTTACCACGGAAAGTTGCATCATCTGGCTCGGCACTGGAATTTGTTTGGTCCTCTAAGGGGGGACATGCTGTCAAGGGAGATTCGTCACAAATCGAGATCTTCAACAAGAACTTCGAT AAGAAGGGGACTGTGACACCTCCTTACTCAGTAGAGCGCATTTTTGGTGGGACGTATTTGGCAGTGAGCTCAAGTGATTTCATTGACTTCTATGATTGGGAGAAATGTGTGGTCATTTCGCGAGTAGATGTTACCGTCAAA ACTCGGAATATATATTGTTCTGAAAGTGATGATCTCGTTGCAATTGCCGGTGATTCATCGTTAAAAATCCTTGACCTCAATTGCGAAGGTGGTAAAACTCTCAGTGTAGCCGAAGATAAATGTGTTCTAGATGGCGTATGGGTTATGAATTGTTTTATCTATATCACTGAGCATGATGAGCTTACCTACTGTGTTGGTGGTCGTTCTGAG GCAACGGTAATGTGTTTTCTGCCTCGTCCTATGTCATTGATGGTGTCTCCCGCTAATCCAAGTCGGGTTTATCTAATGGACGAAGAGTTTAA CTTGTTTGGTTATACTTTACCTACAAGTTTGATTGCGTACCAGAGACTTGTGTTGCGTGGAGAGTTGGTTCAGGCTCTTGAAGTCTTCCCTTCAATTCCTGAGGAAGAGCGTATTAG CGTGGCACGCTTCTTGGCAGATCTAGAAGTAACTGGTTACAAATGTGAGACGCTCGAG GATTTTGCTAAAGAAGAAGCACGTTGGATAGAACTTGGCTACGTCCCACCAGgaacaaccttcccacaaacCAGTGTTCAAGCCTTGTAG
- the LOC104732102 gene encoding coatomer subunit beta'-1-like isoform X5: MLTLLPLCVLLFIPTLPYLLSSSHDNKIKLWNWDLDWCLLRVFVGHSASVVHVTFNPKDDNTFASASLDNTTKIWSLGSHSPQCTLGGEEHQEGHLDGVLCVDYFTLSDKPYLITCSADQTAKVWDYQTKRCLETLKGHTNSVTAVCFHPVIPIIITVSEDATAFIWLATTFRLEKTLKLRSNSRCFAIGHGTGSYQAVFGCNRGPVLMEFSLEIPLASMDKKGTIVFAKHREIYVGSAADKGTGIERPCWGYEEKLWDFEGHHWVFRHLLTTCDFYPESLEHSPDDRSVVVCGDGKYIIINNSLPRKVASSGSALEFVWSSKGGHAVKGDSSQIEIFNKNFDKKGTVTPPYSVERIFGGTYLAVSSSDFIDFYDWEKCVVISRVDVTVKTRNIYCSESDDLVAIAGDSSLKILDLNCEGGKTLSVAEDKCVLDGVWVMNCFIYITEHDELTYCVGGRSEATVMCFLPRPMSLMVSPANPSRVYLMDEEFNLFGYTLPTSLIAYQRLVLRGELVQALEVFPSIPEEERISVARFLADLEVTGYKCETLEDFAKEEARWIELGYVPPGTTFPQTSVQAL, translated from the exons ATGCTCACGCTGCTGCCGTTATGTGTCTTGCTGTTCATCCCAACCCTTCCATATCTTTTGTCATCATCTCATGATAATAAAATCAAGCTCTGGAACTGGGACTTGGATTGGTGCCTTCTTCGGGTTTTTGTAGGGCATTCTGCTTCTGTTGTGCACGTCACTTTCAATCCCAAAGACGACAATACTTTTGCTAGTGCATCACTTGACAATACCACAAAA ATATGGAGCCTTGGTTCTCACTCTCCACAGTGTACTTTAGGTGGAGAGGAACATCAAGAAGGACATCTTGATGGGGTATTGTGTGTAGACTACTTTACTCTTAGCGATAAACCGTACCTTATCACTTGCTCGGCTGATCAGACTGCTAAGGTGTGGGACTACCAAACTAAGAGATGCCTTGAGACACTTAAAGGTCATACTAACTCTGTTACAGCAGTTTGTTTCCATCCAGTGATCCCAATAATTATTACAGTCTCCGAAGATGCAACTGCCTTCATATGGCTTGCCACCACGTTCAG GCTTGAGAAAACATTGAAGTTGAGGTCTAACTCGAGATGTTTTGCTATCGGACACGGGACTGGTTCATACCA GGCTGTGTTTGGTTGCAACCGTGGACCCGTTTTGATGGAATTTAGCCTTGAAATACCATTGGCTAGTATGGACAAGAAGGGGACAATTGTTTTTGCTAAACACAGGGAGATATATGTTGGGAGTGCCGCAGATAAG GGTACTGGTATTGAGAGACCCTGTTGGGGTTATGAGGAAAAACTTTGGGATTTTGAGGGACACCATTGGGTTTTTAGGCATTTGCTAACAACCTGTGATTTTTATCCTGAA AGCTTAGAGCACAGCCCTGATGATAGGTCTGTAGTTGTTTGTGGAGATGGCAAGTACATTATTATCAACAATTCCTTACCACGGAAAGTTGCATCATCTGGCTCGGCACTGGAATTTGTTTGGTCCTCTAAGGGGGGACATGCTGTCAAGGGAGATTCGTCACAAATCGAGATCTTCAACAAGAACTTCGAT AAGAAGGGGACTGTGACACCTCCTTACTCAGTAGAGCGCATTTTTGGTGGGACGTATTTGGCAGTGAGCTCAAGTGATTTCATTGACTTCTATGATTGGGAGAAATGTGTGGTCATTTCGCGAGTAGATGTTACCGTCAAA ACTCGGAATATATATTGTTCTGAAAGTGATGATCTCGTTGCAATTGCCGGTGATTCATCGTTAAAAATCCTTGACCTCAATTGCGAAGGTGGTAAAACTCTCAGTGTAGCCGAAGATAAATGTGTTCTAGATGGCGTATGGGTTATGAATTGTTTTATCTATATCACTGAGCATGATGAGCTTACCTACTGTGTTGGTGGTCGTTCTGAG GCAACGGTAATGTGTTTTCTGCCTCGTCCTATGTCATTGATGGTGTCTCCCGCTAATCCAAGTCGGGTTTATCTAATGGACGAAGAGTTTAA CTTGTTTGGTTATACTTTACCTACAAGTTTGATTGCGTACCAGAGACTTGTGTTGCGTGGAGAGTTGGTTCAGGCTCTTGAAGTCTTCCCTTCAATTCCTGAGGAAGAGCGTATTAG CGTGGCACGCTTCTTGGCAGATCTAGAAGTAACTGGTTACAAATGTGAGACGCTCGAG GATTTTGCTAAAGAAGAAGCACGTTGGATAGAACTTGGCTACGTCCCACCAGgaacaaccttcccacaaacCAGTGTTCAAGCCTTGTAG
- the LOC104732102 gene encoding coatomer subunit beta'-1-like isoform X2 produces MLTLLPLCVLLFIPTLPYLLSSSHDNKIKLWNWDLDWCLLRVFVGHSASVVHVTFNPKDDNTFASASLDNTTKIWSLGSHSPQCTLGGEEHQEGHLDGVLCVDYFTLSDKPYLITCSADQTAKVWDYQTKRCLETLKGHTNSVTAVCFHPVIPIIITVSEDATAFIWLATTFRLEKTLKLRSNSRCFAIGHGTGSYQAVFGCNRGPVLMEFSLEIPLASMDKKGTIVFAKHREIYVGSAADKGTGIERPCWGYEEKLWDFEGHHWVFRHLLTTCDFYPEVSGIGIHCCSPCTITFVTSHYHVYMFQSLEHSPDDRSVVVCGDGKYIIINNSLPRKVASSGSALEFVWSSKGGHAVKGDSSQIEIFNKNFDKKGTVTPPYSVERIFGGTYLAVSSSDFIDFYDWEKCVVISRVDVTVKTRNIYCSESDDLVAIAGDSSLKILDLNCEGGKTLSVAEDKCVLDGVWVMNCFIYITEHDELTYCVGGRSEATVMCFLPRPMSLMVSPANPSRVYLMDEEFNLFGYTLPTSLIAYQRLVLRGELVQALEVFPSIPEEERISVARFLADLEVTGYKCETLEDFAKEEARWIELGYVPPGTTFPQTSVQAL; encoded by the exons ATGCTCACGCTGCTGCCGTTAT GTGTCTTGCTGTTCATCCCAACCCTTCCATATCTTTTGTCATCATCTCATGATAATAAAATCAAGCTCTGGAACTGGGACTTGGATTGGTGCCTTCTTCGGGTTTTTGTAGGGCATTCTGCTTCTGTTGTGCACGTCACTTTCAATCCCAAAGACGACAATACTTTTGCTAGTGCATCACTTGACAATACCACAAAA ATATGGAGCCTTGGTTCTCACTCTCCACAGTGTACTTTAGGTGGAGAGGAACATCAAGAAGGACATCTTGATGGGGTATTGTGTGTAGACTACTTTACTCTTAGCGATAAACCGTACCTTATCACTTGCTCGGCTGATCAGACTGCTAAGGTGTGGGACTACCAAACTAAGAGATGCCTTGAGACACTTAAAGGTCATACTAACTCTGTTACAGCAGTTTGTTTCCATCCAGTGATCCCAATAATTATTACAGTATCCGAAGATGCAACTGCCTTCATATGGCTTGCCACCACGTTCAG GCTTGAGAAAACATTGAAGTTGAGGTCTAACTCGAGATGTTTTGCTATCGGACACGGGACTGGTTCATACCA GGCTGTGTTTGGTTGCAACCGTGGACCCGTTTTGATGGAATTTAGCCTTGAAATACCATTGGCTAGTATGGACAAGAAGGGGACAATTGTTTTTGCTAAACACAGGGAGATATATGTTGGGAGTGCCGCAGATAAG GGTACTGGTATTGAGAGACCCTGTTGGGGTTATGAGGAAAAACTTTGGGATTTTGAGGGACACCATTGGGTTTTTAGGCATTTGCTAACAACCTGTGATTTTTATCCTGAAGTAAGTGGCATCGGTATACATTGTTGCTCCCCTTGCACCATAACTTTTGTAACTAGCCACTATCATGTATATATGTTTCAGAGCTTAGAGCACAGCCCTGATGATAGGTCTGTAGTTGTTTGTGGAGATGGCAAGTACATTATTATCAACAATTCCTTACCACGGAAAGTTGCATCATCTGGCTCGGCACTGGAATTTGTTTGGTCCTCTAAGGGGGGACATGCTGTCAAGGGAGATTCGTCACAAATCGAGATCTTCAACAAGAACTTCGAT AAGAAGGGGACTGTGACACCTCCTTACTCAGTAGAGCGCATTTTTGGTGGGACGTATTTGGCAGTGAGCTCAAGTGATTTCATTGACTTCTATGATTGGGAGAAATGTGTGGTCATTTCGCGAGTAGATGTTACCGTCAAA ACTCGGAATATATATTGTTCTGAAAGTGATGATCTCGTTGCAATTGCCGGTGATTCATCGTTAAAAATCCTTGACCTCAATTGCGAAGGTGGTAAAACTCTCAGTGTAGCCGAAGATAAATGTGTTCTAGATGGCGTATGGGTTATGAATTGTTTTATCTATATCACTGAGCATGATGAGCTTACCTACTGTGTTGGTGGTCGTTCTGAG GCAACGGTAATGTGTTTTCTGCCTCGTCCTATGTCATTGATGGTGTCTCCCGCTAATCCAAGTCGGGTTTATCTAATGGACGAAGAGTTTAA CTTGTTTGGTTATACTTTACCTACAAGTTTGATTGCGTACCAGAGACTTGTGTTGCGTGGAGAGTTGGTTCAGGCTCTTGAAGTCTTCCCTTCAATTCCTGAGGAAGAGCGTATTAG CGTGGCACGCTTCTTGGCAGATCTAGAAGTAACTGGTTACAAATGTGAGACGCTCGAG GATTTTGCTAAAGAAGAAGCACGTTGGATAGAACTTGGCTACGTCCCACCAGgaacaaccttcccacaaacCAGTGTTCAAGCCTTGTAG
- the LOC104732102 gene encoding coatomer subunit beta'-1-like isoform X3 — MLTLLPLCVLLFIPTLPYLLSSSHDNKIKLWNWDLDWCLLRVFVGHSASVVHVTFNPKDDNTFASASLDNTTKCTLGGEEHQEGHLDGVLCVDYFTLSDKPYLITCSADQTAKVWDYQTKRCLETLKGHTNSVTAVCFHPVIPIIITVSEDATAFIWLATTFRLEKTLKLRSNSRCFAIGHGTGSYQAVFGCNRGPVLMEFSLEIPLASMDKKGTIVFAKHREIYVGSAADKGTGIERPCWGYEEKLWDFEGHHWVFRHLLTTCDFYPEVSGIGIHCCSPCTITFVTSHYHVYMFQSLEHSPDDRSVVVCGDGKYIIINNSLPRKVASSGSALEFVWSSKGGHAVKGDSSQIEIFNKNFDKKGTVTPPYSVERIFGGTYLAVSSSDFIDFYDWEKCVVISRVDVTVKTRNIYCSESDDLVAIAGDSSLKILDLNCEGGKTLSVAEDKCVLDGVWVMNCFIYITEHDELTYCVGGRSEATVMCFLPRPMSLMVSPANPSRVYLMDEEFNLFGYTLPTSLIAYQRLVLRGELVQALEVFPSIPEEERISVARFLADLEVTGYKCETLEDFAKEEARWIELGYVPPGTTFPQTSVQAL; from the exons ATGCTCACGCTGCTGCCGTTATGTGTCTTGCTGTTCATCCCAACCCTTCCATATCTTTTGTCATCATCTCATGATAATAAAATCAAGCTCTGGAACTGGGACTTGGATTGGTGCCTTCTTCGGGTTTTTGTAGGGCATTCTGCTTCTGTTGTGCACGTCACTTTCAATCCCAAAGACGACAATACTTTTGCTAGTGCATCACTTGACAATACCACAAAA TGTACTTTAGGTGGAGAGGAACATCAAGAAGGACATCTTGATGGGGTATTGTGTGTAGACTACTTTACTCTTAGCGATAAACCGTACCTTATCACTTGCTCGGCTGATCAGACTGCTAAGGTGTGGGACTACCAAACTAAGAGATGCCTTGAGACACTTAAAGGTCATACTAACTCTGTTACAGCAGTTTGTTTCCATCCAGTGATCCCAATAATTATTACAGTCTCCGAAGATGCAACTGCCTTCATATGGCTTGCCACCACGTTCAG GCTTGAGAAAACATTGAAGTTGAGGTCTAACTCGAGATGTTTTGCTATCGGACACGGGACTGGTTCATACCA GGCTGTGTTTGGTTGCAACCGTGGACCCGTTTTGATGGAATTTAGCCTTGAAATACCATTGGCTAGTATGGACAAGAAGGGGACAATTGTTTTTGCTAAACACAGGGAGATATATGTTGGGAGTGCCGCAGATAAG GGTACTGGTATTGAGAGACCCTGTTGGGGTTATGAGGAAAAACTTTGGGATTTTGAGGGACACCATTGGGTTTTTAGGCATTTGCTAACAACCTGTGATTTTTATCCTGAAGTAAGTGGCATCGGTATACATTGTTGCTCCCCTTGCACCATAACTTTTGTAACTAGCCACTATCATGTATATATGTTTCAGAGCTTAGAGCACAGCCCTGATGATAGGTCTGTAGTTGTTTGTGGAGATGGCAAGTACATTATTATCAACAATTCCTTACCACGGAAAGTTGCATCATCTGGCTCGGCACTGGAATTTGTTTGGTCCTCTAAGGGGGGACATGCTGTCAAGGGAGATTCGTCACAAATCGAGATCTTCAACAAGAACTTCGAT AAGAAGGGGACTGTGACACCTCCTTACTCAGTAGAGCGCATTTTTGGTGGGACGTATTTGGCAGTGAGCTCAAGTGATTTCATTGACTTCTATGATTGGGAGAAATGTGTGGTCATTTCGCGAGTAGATGTTACCGTCAAA ACTCGGAATATATATTGTTCTGAAAGTGATGATCTCGTTGCAATTGCCGGTGATTCATCGTTAAAAATCCTTGACCTCAATTGCGAAGGTGGTAAAACTCTCAGTGTAGCCGAAGATAAATGTGTTCTAGATGGCGTATGGGTTATGAATTGTTTTATCTATATCACTGAGCATGATGAGCTTACCTACTGTGTTGGTGGTCGTTCTGAG GCAACGGTAATGTGTTTTCTGCCTCGTCCTATGTCATTGATGGTGTCTCCCGCTAATCCAAGTCGGGTTTATCTAATGGACGAAGAGTTTAA CTTGTTTGGTTATACTTTACCTACAAGTTTGATTGCGTACCAGAGACTTGTGTTGCGTGGAGAGTTGGTTCAGGCTCTTGAAGTCTTCCCTTCAATTCCTGAGGAAGAGCGTATTAG CGTGGCACGCTTCTTGGCAGATCTAGAAGTAACTGGTTACAAATGTGAGACGCTCGAG GATTTTGCTAAAGAAGAAGCACGTTGGATAGAACTTGGCTACGTCCCACCAGgaacaaccttcccacaaacCAGTGTTCAAGCCTTGTAG
- the LOC104732102 gene encoding coatomer subunit beta'-1-like isoform X6: MACHHVQYLTSRLEKTLKLRSNSRCFAIGHGTGSYQAVFGCNRGPVLMEFSLEIPLASMDKKGTIVFAKHREIYVGSAADKGTGIERPCWGYEEKLWDFEGHHWVFRHLLTTCDFYPEVSGIGIHCCSPCTITFVTSHYHVYMFQSLEHSPDDRSVVVCGDGKYIIINNSLPRKVASSGSALEFVWSSKGGHAVKGDSSQIEIFNKNFDKKGTVTPPYSVERIFGGTYLAVSSSDFIDFYDWEKCVVISRVDVTVKTRNIYCSESDDLVAIAGDSSLKILDLNCEGGKTLSVAEDKCVLDGVWVMNCFIYITEHDELTYCVGGRSEATVMCFLPRPMSLMVSPANPSRVYLMDEEFNLFGYTLPTSLIAYQRLVLRGELVQALEVFPSIPEEERISVARFLADLEVTGYKCETLEDFAKEEARWIELGYVPPGTTFPQTSVQAL, translated from the exons ATGGCTTGCCACCACGTTCAG TATTTGACATCTAGGCTTGAGAAAACATTGAAGTTGAGGTCTAACTCGAGATGTTTTGCTATCGGACACGGGACTGGTTCATACCA GGCTGTGTTTGGTTGCAACCGTGGACCCGTTTTGATGGAATTTAGCCTTGAAATACCATTGGCTAGTATGGACAAGAAGGGGACAATTGTTTTTGCTAAACACAGGGAGATATATGTTGGGAGTGCCGCAGATAAG GGTACTGGTATTGAGAGACCCTGTTGGGGTTATGAGGAAAAACTTTGGGATTTTGAGGGACACCATTGGGTTTTTAGGCATTTGCTAACAACCTGTGATTTTTATCCTGAAGTAAGTGGCATCGGTATACATTGTTGCTCCCCTTGCACCATAACTTTTGTAACTAGCCACTATCATGTATATATGTTTCAGAGCTTAGAGCACAGCCCTGATGATAGGTCTGTAGTTGTTTGTGGAGATGGCAAGTACATTATTATCAACAATTCCTTACCACGGAAAGTTGCATCATCTGGCTCGGCACTGGAATTTGTTTGGTCCTCTAAGGGGGGACATGCTGTCAAGGGAGATTCGTCACAAATCGAGATCTTCAACAAGAACTTCGAT AAGAAGGGGACTGTGACACCTCCTTACTCAGTAGAGCGCATTTTTGGTGGGACGTATTTGGCAGTGAGCTCAAGTGATTTCATTGACTTCTATGATTGGGAGAAATGTGTGGTCATTTCGCGAGTAGATGTTACCGTCAAA ACTCGGAATATATATTGTTCTGAAAGTGATGATCTCGTTGCAATTGCCGGTGATTCATCGTTAAAAATCCTTGACCTCAATTGCGAAGGTGGTAAAACTCTCAGTGTAGCCGAAGATAAATGTGTTCTAGATGGCGTATGGGTTATGAATTGTTTTATCTATATCACTGAGCATGATGAGCTTACCTACTGTGTTGGTGGTCGTTCTGAG GCAACGGTAATGTGTTTTCTGCCTCGTCCTATGTCATTGATGGTGTCTCCCGCTAATCCAAGTCGGGTTTATCTAATGGACGAAGAGTTTAA CTTGTTTGGTTATACTTTACCTACAAGTTTGATTGCGTACCAGAGACTTGTGTTGCGTGGAGAGTTGGTTCAGGCTCTTGAAGTCTTCCCTTCAATTCCTGAGGAAGAGCGTATTAG CGTGGCACGCTTCTTGGCAGATCTAGAAGTAACTGGTTACAAATGTGAGACGCTCGAG GATTTTGCTAAAGAAGAAGCACGTTGGATAGAACTTGGCTACGTCCCACCAGgaacaaccttcccacaaacCAGTGTTCAAGCCTTGTAG